From one Portunus trituberculatus isolate SZX2019 chromosome 30, ASM1759143v1, whole genome shotgun sequence genomic stretch:
- the LOC123510873 gene encoding uncharacterized protein LOC123510873, with amino-acid sequence MWSIWKQQPHHPGNKRGSYIYPASLLTMEHKTFTLVTLVTLVFIFATSLNLLTETQREPIHQTYQTRPREPGLEGNKTSEMSNVCRDVFEIGKASRNMTEWMADAVDVIRDRKTKKLFVPSVYYEYLGYDSPSMVNVVNDSTGLLGTNVTLAKEWRMEQSDGHLPHLSCRLRNFDAPEVDRCVRARRNAGKRTWITYIGDSRIRFHVEVLIDLLRDLRPKIITYKGEEVSIEDFLGMKGLQEWTRYKHNFRVEVELERSGGASLVITFQWASLLEMSQTPANWDKDSVKVGAKEYLHKLTETPDEELPDMLILNTGAWQLVEQARTDIDLLDKKAVIVMSELRPVLAALATRMTVVWALPDTFKEYINHNMNSNGHFTRQTNRMLEWLSNAQTSLQPPGVIVWDSFLPLAQLSLIDCMNIVGHGLDQEALPNYKVFSSHISWECSERLHTGIEVLSVAVQMMLNHVCNPFLPGQYCCGR; translated from the exons ATGTGGAGCATCTGGAAACAACAGCCACACCACCCAGGAAACAAAAGAGGTTCCTATATCTACCCTGCATCACTCCTGACGATGGAACACAAGACCTTCACCTTAGTAACACTCGTGACTCTTGTATTCATCTTCGCCACGTCTTTGAACCTTCTGACAGAGACGCAGAGGGAGCCAATACACCAAACATACCAAACACGGCCACGGGAACCAGGTCTAGAGGGAAACAAGACGAGTGAAATGAGTAACGTGTGTCGTGATGTGTTTGAGATTGGCAAGGCTTCCAGGAACATGACAGAGTGGATGGCTGACGCAGTGGATGTCATCAGGGACAGGAAGACCAAGAAGTTATTTGTACCAAGCGTTTATTACGAGTATCTGGGCTATGACTCTCCCTCTATGGTGAACGTCGTGAATGACAGCACAGGCCTTCTGGGAACCAACGTGACTCTGGCCAAG GAGTGGCGCATGGAGCAGTCTGACGGTCACCTGCCACACCTGTCCTGCCGTCTGAGGAACTTCGACGCCCCGGAAGTGGATAGGTGTGTACGGGCGCGCAGGAATGCCGGCAAGAGAACCTGGATAACTTACATCGGAGACTCAAGGATCAGATTTCACGTGGAAGTGTTGATTGACCTCCTGCGTGACCTGAGACCCAAGATTATCACGtataag GGCGAGGAAGTGTCCATAGAAGATTTCCTTGGCATGAAGGGACTGCAAGAATGGACTAGATACAAACATAACTTCCGCGTGGAGGTGGAGTTGGAGAGGTCAGGTGGCGCGAGTCTTGTGATAACCTTCCAGTGGGCTTCCCTTCTCGAGATGTCCCAGACCCCGGCCAATTGGGACAAAGACAGCGTGAAGGTCGGAGCCAAGGAGTACCTGCACAAACTGACGGAGACACCAGACGAAGAGCTGCCGGATATGTTGATACTAA ACACCGGCGCGTGGCAGTTGGTAGAGCAAGCGAGGACAGACATAGACTTACTGGACAAGAAGGCAGTGATTGTGATGTCAGAGCTCCGGCCTGTATTGGCTGCCCTCGCCACACGCATGACTGTTGTGTGGGCCCTTCCTGATACCTTCAAAGAGTACATCAACCATAATATga acaGCAACGGGCACTTCACCAGACAGACGAACAGGATGCTGGAATGGCTAAGCAACGCCCAGACCTCCTTGCAGCCCCCGGGAGTCATCGTGTGGGACTCCTTCCTGCCCCTCGCCCAGCTGTCCCTCATAGACTGCATGAATATTGTAGGCCACGGATTGGATCAGGAAGCTCTTCCCAATTATAAGGTTTTCAGTTCGCATATCTCGTGGGAGTGTTCGGAGAGGCTTCACACCGGCATTGAGGTTTTAAGTGTTGCTGTTCAGATGATGTTAAACCACGTCTGTAATCCTTTTCTTCCCGGTCAATACTGCTGTGGTAGATAA